A DNA window from Pseudorasbora parva isolate DD20220531a chromosome 5, ASM2467924v1, whole genome shotgun sequence contains the following coding sequences:
- the rpl8 gene encoding large ribosomal subunit protein uL2, producing the protein MGRVIRGQRKGAGSVFKAHVKHRKGAAKLRHIDFAERHGYIKGIVKDIIHDPGRGAPLAKVMFRDPYRFKKRTELFIAAEGIHTGQFIYCGKKAQLNIGNVLPVGTMPEGTIVCCLEEKPGDRGKLARASGNYATVISHNPETKKSRVKLPSGSKKVISSANRAVVGVVAGGGRIDKPILKAGRAYHKYKAKRNCWPRVRGVAMNPVEHPFGGGNHQHIGKPSTIRRDAPAGRKVGLIAARRTGRLRGTKTVQDKEN; encoded by the exons ATGGGACGTGTGATCAGGGGACAGAGAAAAGGTGCGGGCTCCGTCTTCAAAGCCCATGTCAAGCACAGAAAAGGTGCTGCCAAACTCCGTCATATTGACTTTGCTGAACGCCATGGCTACATCAAGGGGATCGTGAAG GACATTATTCACGACCCTGGCCGTGGAGCTCCCCTGGCTAAGGTGATGTTCCGTGACCCATACCGCTTCAAGAAGAGGACAGAACTCTTCATTGCAGCAGAAGGCATCCACACTGGGCAGTTCATTTACTGTGGCAAGAAAG CCCAGCTGAACATTGGCAATGTGCTGCCCGTTGGCACCATGCCTGAGGGTACCATTGTCTGCTGTCTGGAAGAGAAGCCTGGAGACCGGGGCAAGCTTGCTCGTGCATCCGGAAACTACGCCACAGTCATCTCCCACAACCCTGAGACCAAGAAATCCAGAGTCAAGCTTCCATCTGGATCCAAAAAGGTCATCTCTTCTGCAAACAGAGCTGTTGTTG GTGTTGTTGCTGGTGGTGGTCGTATTGACAAACCCATCCTGAAGGCAGGACGTGCATACCACAAGTACAAGGCCAAGAGGAACTGCTGGCCTCGTGTCCGTGGTGTGGCTATGAAC CCTGTTGAGCATCCCTTCGGTGGTGGTAACCATCAGCATATTGGTAAGCCCTCAACAATCAGGAGGGACGCGCCCGCTGGACGCAAGGTCGGTCTCATCGCTGCCCGTCGTACTGGCAGACTGCGTGGAACAAAGACCGTCCAGGACAAAGAAAACTAA